A DNA window from Jaculus jaculus isolate mJacJac1 chromosome 1, mJacJac1.mat.Y.cur, whole genome shotgun sequence contains the following coding sequences:
- the LOC123455498 gene encoding U3 small nucleolar RNA-associated protein 4 homolog, translating to MPAFLRSALHILFSEDSTKLFVASNQGPLHIIQLLEGSVKHLHTFQPQSGTVEAMCLLAVSPDGNWLAASGTDAGVHVFNLKRLKLHCTVPAYNFPVTALAIAPNTNNLVIAHSDQQLFEFSIPEKQYTEWSRTVQKQGFHHLWLQRDTPITHNSFHPKRPMHILLHDTYMFCIIDKSLPLPNDKTVLYNPLPPTNESDVVLRRTAHAFKISKIYKPLLFMDLLDERTLVAVEWPLDDIIAQLPPPIKKKKFGT from the coding sequence ATGCCAGCATTCCTTCGTTCTGcccttcatattttattttctgaagattCAACAAAGCTCTTTGTGGCATCAAATCAAGGACCTCTACATATCATTCAGCTCTTGGAAGGAAGCGTCAAACACCTGCATACTTTCCAGCCTCAGTCAGGGACAGTGGAGGCCATGTGTCTTCTAGCAGTCAGCCCAGATGGGAACTGGCTAGCCGCGTCAGGTACCGATGCCGGCGTTCACGTGTTCAACCTGAAGCGCCTAAAGCTTCATTGCACAGTACCTGCTTACAATTTTCCAGTGACTGCTCTTGCCATCGCCCCCAATACCAACAACCTTGTCATCGCTCACTCTGACCAGCAGTTATTTGAGTTCAGCATCCCAGAGAAGCAGTATACAGAGTGGAGCCGGACTGTCCAGAAGCAGGGGTTTCACCACTTGTGGCTACAGAGGGATACTCCCATCACACACAATAGTTTTCATCCCAAGAGACCAATGCACATCCTCCTCCATGATACCTATATGTTCTGCATCATTGACAAGTCATTGCCCCTTCCAAATGACAAAACTGTTCTCTACAATCCGCTTCCTCCAACAAATGAATCAGATGTCGTCCTGAGGCGCACCGCccatgcttttaaaatttctaaaatatataagcCCTTACTCTTCATGGATCTTTTGGATGAAAGGACACTCGTGGCAGTTGAATGGCCTCTAGATGACATTATTGCTCAGCTCCCACCACCtatcaaaaagaagaaatttggaaCTTAA